In Candidatus Bathyarchaeota archaeon A05DMB-5, a single genomic region encodes these proteins:
- a CDS encoding PadR family transcriptional regulator: MPRELFREIEKRVINNFFDFIVFSALTGNGGHMGGYDLIKYVHKRYGFLVSPGTAYSCLYTMERKGLLQGRQEGNKKVFSLTERGLNTFSSVSRLNGSLMRLWAEIFQGGFVDHSQLP, from the coding sequence TTGCCTCGGGAGTTGTTTAGAGAAATTGAGAAGCGCGTAATCAACAATTTCTTTGATTTCATTGTTTTTTCTGCTTTGACTGGCAATGGTGGGCACATGGGCGGTTATGACTTAATCAAGTATGTGCATAAGCGCTATGGCTTTCTGGTTAGTCCAGGAACTGCGTATTCGTGTCTTTATACAATGGAGCGGAAGGGTTTGTTACAGGGAAGGCAAGAAGGCAACAAAAAAGTTTTCTCTCTAACGGAGAGGGGCTTGAATACTTTTAGCTCTGTTAGTAGGCTTAATGGTAGTCTTATGAGGCTTTGGGCAGAGATTTTCCAAGGCGGCTTTGTGGACCACAGTCAGTTACCCTGA